The segment TACAGTGGTCGAGATTCTTTCGCCCGACGGCATGACGGTGCTCGCTTCCGGGGACGACATCATTGGCAATTGCGGCTCTGCGCTCGCGACAAACCTTGCGCCGGGCAAGTATTTCGTGCGCATCAAGGGCGGCAGCCTCGCGACGTATCCAAGCTCCTACGGCCTGCAAATCGTCATCAGTTAGAAGGCCATGACGCCCGTCTCGAGGGCCGTGCTGCTCAGCCGATTCGTCGAGCTCGAGCATCTACGGCTGTTTGTCCTCGCCGCACGGACCCCACATCCCGTCCGTGCATATCTCCACGCCTTTGAAGCACGTAATGACGCCGTTGTTCTCACCAATGATGATGGTGCAGTTTTTCTTCGAGCCTTCGACACACACGGCGCTCCCTCCCGCCGTTCCTCCGCTTCCTGCACTTCCTGCATCTCCTCCAGCGCCACCGCTTCCCCCACCGACTCCCCCATTGCCTCCAGTGCTACTTCCTCCACCGCTCGAAGCACCAGCTTCTCCACCGCCGCCTCCGGCTCCCTCTCCGGCCGAGCCTCCGGTTCCGCTTGGTCGCGGCGTGTTGTCGATCCCCTCGGTGCAAGCGGCAAGTGAAGCAACGATTGCCGCGGCAAACATGCCCATCCGTGCTGATCGACAAAGCGTTGGTGTGCGGGTCCATCGTTTCACCGGACCAACGCCGTTGTGTTGACTGAGTTTCGAGCGGTATTTCATGCGAAGTGCCTCCAGTGCGATCCATCATCGTGCGGCAGCCCAGGCCCACGACACAAGCTTTCTTTTGACAGCAATTACGTTGGACGTCGGCTGAGCGTGTTCTTCGAGGTGACCGAATGACTCAGGATTGCATCAGCTTGACAAATCGCAACCGGTGTGATGCAGGGCATCTACCCACGGCAGAACCGTGCTCGCCGCACGTCACGAAGTCATTCGTTCGAGCACTGCGATACGCTCCCATTCGAACGGCCCGGGCGACTCACCCTGCCAATACCGCTTCGCCCAGTCGGCGGCGCTTTCGTCAGAACAAAGACGAAAACCCGCTTCCTGCGCGAGCGTGGCCATGGCTTCCGAATCGATGACCCCTCGAACGGGCTCGCCCATTACGCCGAGCACGGCCGACCCGGCGTGTACGATGACGCGCGCGACTTTTCGAATGATCGGTTGCGCAGGATCGGCGCTTTTTGAAGGCGAACGCACGTACGTCAACGCCACGCGACTTCCCGGCGGACTCACGCGCGTTATCGCTCGAAGGGTCGAAGTCATTGCATCACGCGTCAAATACGCCGTGACGCCCTCCCAAATCCAGAATGAACGGTCACCTGCGGAAAACCCCGCTTCGACGAGCGATTCGTCGACTTTGTCGCGCTCGAAATCAACGGGAACGAACACGACATCCGCGATGGGCTCGATGCGGGCCTTCGACAAGCGCGCCTTTTTATCACGCTGCGTGCTCGGGTGATCCACCTCGAATACCTTCACTCCCTCGAGCTCGGGAATGCGAAAAGCGCGGCCATCGAGCCCCGCGCCGAGCACCACGACCTGCTTCGTTCCCGCCTTTACGGCATCGCGCAATGCATCGTCGAGCGCCCGCGTGCGTAATGCCACATGGTACGTCAGTCCAAACGATGCGGCTCCGAACGCGCGGTGCAAAAGCGTGCCGGCCTTTGGCGATGCGTGAGCAAGCGAGACGAGCTGCGCTGGAAGCAAAAACGGCAATGGCAAGACGCTCGTCGCAAGCGGATCCGGGCCGGCTCCCAGAGGGGCCGGCAATTCGCCGTAAATGGCACGCATGCCTGCCACGGCCATCGATGTAAAACTGGGACGATCGGAACGCACGCTGCGACGCCTATTCTCGCTCGAGCTTTAGAATTCGCACTGATTCGTCGCAGGATTACAATACGATCCGGCGGCAACGAACGGACAAATGTCGCCGAAGTAGTCGGTGCAAGGAATGCCGCAGGCGTACGCGGTATGGGTGTAGCAGACTTGGCCGCCCGAGCAGTCCGCATCGGAGGCGCAGCGACAATTGAAGTCGTCGGGGATCATGTTACCATTCTGATCCATGCCGTTGCAGCATTCGGTCACGTAATAATCGCTCGCGCTGCAATCTTCGTCCGCGCAATCGACTTTTCCATCGCAATCGTCGTCGACGCCGTTCGTACACGCGTCAACACCGAATTCCGGCTTTCCTGCATTGCCGGCATTGCACGTGCCGCAATTGCCAAACGACACGCAATCCGGATCCGCGCAATCGACGTAGAGGTCGCCGTCGTTGTCCTTGCCGTCGTTACAAACTTCTTTCGGATTCGGCTCGATGAGCACGTTGAGGGCGAACGGCCCTTCGTTGGCCCCAAATTCGGGATCGACGGTGTATCCGTCGAGGAACACGTAATAGGTTCCGGGATAAAGCAGCGTAAATTCGACCTTGGCGGCCCATTGAACGCCCGCGCTGTCGTCGTCACACGCTATCTCTTTGCCCGAATTGCACTTGCCCGTGCGAACGTAGAGGACCGAATCGAAGGACGTGCCCACGGAATCGAGCACGACATGCGACGGAGCGGTGAGCACGAAGTAAAACACGGCTTCGCCCGCATCCCCGCCGCACTGTCCCTTCGTTTCGCTGAGGTTCCCCGTGGTGTTGCCGGTATACGTGCCGGATCCCGGAATGAGCTTGGGGGACAAACAATTGGCTTGTTGCGTCACACAAATGGGCGTGTTGGCGCAATCGGGATCCTGGCAATCGGCGAGCGTATCGTTGTCGTCGTCGATGCCGTTGTTGCAGATCTCGGCGACCGGCGCGCAATTCGGCGCAAAGAAACACGCCGGATCGGCACAATCTATTTTATTGTCGCAATTGTTGTCTACGCCGTCATCGCATACTTCCGCCACGCAATTCTTGCATGCCGGCGATACGAGGCACGACGGATCGGCACAATCAATCAACCCGTCACAGTCTTCATCGAAGCCCCCCGTGCACACTTCGGGTGTACCGGGAGGCATGCATGCGCAGGGGAAAACGCCAAAACAATTCGGATCGGCACAATCGACGAGCAGATCGCAATCGTCGTCCAGCTTGTTTCCGCACGATTCGGGCGTGGCCTGGCACGAGCAATTCGTGGTCCCCACGCAATCGGAATCGTCGCAATCGATCAGCCCGTCGCAGTCGTCGTCGAATCCATTGTCGCATTTCGACGTTTCGTTTGGCAAACAACCACACACCGGCGTCCCCTGACAGTCGGCATCGAAACAATCGACGATGGTATCGCAATCGTCATCGATACCATTGCTGCACACTTCGCCGGAAGGAGCAGGCACACATCCGCAAAGCGGCGCAGTTGCACATGCCGGGTCGGTGCAATCGGCTACGCCATTACAGTTGTTGTCTGCGCCGTCCGTGCAATTTTCGGGACTACCAGGAAAAACCTGGGGGTTCAGATCGTTGCAATCGCCGCCACCGCACAAAAGCGGAGGAAAGCCGTCATTGTCGTCATCTCGAGGGCCATGCGCGCACGTACCGAATACGCAAGCGTCCGTCGTACACGGATCGTTATCGACACATTCCTGCGATACCGCGCATTCCGCAGCGCCACCTTGGCCTCCGCCACCACCTTGGTTGCCGCTTCCTCCCTGCCCCGCTTGACCGCCGCTCGCCCCCGAACCCGATGCTGGAGTTTCAGAGGACTCGAGGTCGAAAGACGTGCGGCTGCATGCCGCAAATCCGAGGCCTGCCCACGCAACAGCCGCAATGAACGACACGAAACGAGCAGAGCGAAGAGGTCGACGAAACGAGGAAGACGTAGTCATGGTCGTTTGCGCGGGATGTCAATGAAGAGCGACAACCCCGCATCGAGCGATGGTACAAGCTCACGGGCTCGCGTGGGAAGTTCGTCACCTGAAATCTCTGCCGATGCGACGAACGAGTCGCCGCCCCGTACGCTCGCATCCGTCGTCACTCCCGCGCTGGCCTTGCTACGAGGCTGCGGAGCGAGCCTTTCCGTCGTCACGGGCGCGGCCTTCGCACAGCGCCTCGCCTTGCCGCTTGCAGCCGTGTGGATCGGTGATCGCGGCCGACTCGCCGCCGCAGCCGTTTTGATAGGCGCCGGCGCGCTCAGCCTCGTGCGCGCACGCGCTGCCGACGTGCTCGCGCGAACCGTGCGCCTGCGCGTCGTCGAAATCTACACAGCTCCGCTCGAGCGCGGCGACGTGGTGCTGATGCCGTCGCCGGAGATCCAATCGGCACGCCTGGCCACGGGCCTTCCGCTGCTCGTCGGATGGGCCGTCGATGGCGTCGCCGTCTTGCTCGCGTCAGCGCTCGCTTTGCCAGTCGTGACCGCCATGATCGCCGTGAACATCGGCCCAGCGGTGCTCCCTCCGCTCATCGCCGCAGGACTCGTGGGTGGAGCCGTCACGATGGTTTCATCACGTCGCGTCGAAAGCGCATGGGCACTCGTCTTCGAACGCACGCGACAACTGCTCGCTTCCGCCGACGCGGGTTTTTCCGGTGCCGTCGAGCTCGTCGCGCACGGCCGCGGGCCGAATTTCGTCAATCGCCTGCGTCATGACGTGATGGGTTTGTCTCGTACAGAGCTTGGAGCACGAACGACAAACGCCCTGGCTTCCTGGGGCGCCGTGGTCGCGGCGATCGTCACGGCGCTCGTGTCGACGACGATTTTGTCAGGACAAACCACACACGTACCAAGTGAGCACGACATCTACCGCACGTTCCTGCTCGTGCTCTCCGCCGCGCCGACGCTGCAAATGTTTCTCTCGGCCATCACGAACGTTCTCGCTGCGCGCAATGAGCTCGCATCGATGACCGATCTGCTCGCAACCCCCTCGGGCACGAACGGTGAGAGCGCGCGGGATCACGCGACGACAGCGCTCGATCCCTCCGCGGAAATCCGCGTCGAGCGGGTGACGTTCTCATATCCTCGACGAGCGGGCGATCCCGAAAGCCAGCGTCACGGGCGTCCGCTGTTGGACCTCGAGCTCGTCTTGCCCGCGGGCGAAAGTTTGGCGGTGCTCGGTCCGAACGGGTCGGGAAAAACCACGCTGCTCTACCTGCTGCTCGGGCTCGTATCGCCGGTGTCGGGACGCATTGTCGTCGGGGAGCGTGAAGCCAACGAGGTCGCGCGTCTCAGCGGTGATCGCGTCGCGTTCGTGTCGCAGCGGCCTTTCGAGCCGCCGGAGGCGACGATCGAACAAGCGCTGCTCGCGTTCGACGACGCAGCACCCCGCGAGCGACTGCTTGCAGCACTGGATTCCGTGGGCCTTTTGTCTTCGCTCAGGTCGCGAGCTGCATCGGACGAGGGTCTTTTGTCGCTGCGTGTCGCGTCGCTTTCACGAGGTCAGGCGCGGCGCGTGATGATCGCGCGAGCGCTCGT is part of the Polyangiaceae bacterium genome and harbors:
- a CDS encoding SAM-dependent methyltransferase, which codes for MRSDRPSFTSMAVAGMRAIYGELPAPLGAGPDPLATSVLPLPFLLPAQLVSLAHASPKAGTLLHRAFGAASFGLTYHVALRTRALDDALRDAVKAGTKQVVVLGAGLDGRAFRIPELEGVKVFEVDHPSTQRDKKARLSKARIEPIADVVFVPVDFERDKVDESLVEAGFSAGDRSFWIWEGVTAYLTRDAMTSTLRAITRVSPPGSRVALTYVRSPSKSADPAQPIIRKVARVIVHAGSAVLGVMGEPVRGVIDSEAMATLAQEAGFRLCSDESAADWAKRYWQGESPGPFEWERIAVLERMTS
- a CDS encoding ATP-binding cassette domain-containing protein — translated: MGSSSPEISADATNESPPRTLASVVTPALALLRGCGASLSVVTGAAFAQRLALPLAAVWIGDRGRLAAAAVLIGAGALSLVRARAADVLARTVRLRVVEIYTAPLERGDVVLMPSPEIQSARLATGLPLLVGWAVDGVAVLLASALALPVVTAMIAVNIGPAVLPPLIAAGLVGGAVTMVSSRRVESAWALVFERTRQLLASADAGFSGAVELVAHGRGPNFVNRLRHDVMGLSRTELGARTTNALASWGAVVAAIVTALVSTTILSGQTTHVPSEHDIYRTFLLVLSAAPTLQMFLSAITNVLAARNELASMTDLLATPSGTNGESARDHATTALDPSAEIRVERVTFSYPRRAGDPESQRHGRPLLDLELVLPAGESLAVLGPNGSGKTTLLYLLLGLVSPVSGRIVVGEREANEVARLSGDRVAFVSQRPFEPPEATIEQALLAFDDAAPRERLLAALDSVGLLSSLRSRAASDEGLLSLRVASLSRGQARRVMIARALVRDAKLIVLDEPEAHLDTESVAELDALLRRLSKNRRIIAAVHNEAVTGFAHHVLRLGEGQTPLSSKRRPKQEDRLSSN